From the Oscarella lobularis chromosome 13, ooOscLobu1.1, whole genome shotgun sequence genome, one window contains:
- the LOC136194987 gene encoding uncharacterized protein isoform X3, translated as MLRICLITAGVLLLHAVALECAQGNCSLATSCRECISLSSNCSWSFDETSQSSRCRVRGRKSPNCRHLFDSRNRLTEKKAQRNKDSVASLHGSSGVLACEESFLCRDSLESVRVSKREESATTTSPPKKSPNYTLILLLICFGLAMLVILGLFAWKIIVTLMDKWKLNRFIRRRERTRFEARNKQVIVSIETSL; from the exons ATGCTGAGAATTTGCCTGATTACGGCGGGAGTTCTTCTACTACACGCAGTCGCGCTTGAATGCGCGCAAG GTAACTGCTCATTAGCTACATCTTGCAGGGAGTGCATTTCACTTTCGTCCAACTGTTCGTGGTCTTTTGATGAG ACGAGTCAGTCGTCGCGATGTCGAGTCCGTGGACGAAAGTCGCCTAACTGTCGACATCTGTTCGACTCGCGCAATCGATTgacggagaagaaagcgCAA CGGAACAAAGACTCAGTGGCATCACTTCATGGAAGTAGTGGTG tcCTTGCGTGTGAAgagtcttttctttgtcgtgATTCTTTGGAGTCTGTACGCGTGTCCAAGCGTGAAGAAAGCGCTACGACGACATCTCCACCTAAGAAATCTCCAAATTATACGCTTATCCTATTATTGATTTGCTTTGGTCTGGCTATGCTTGTCATACTCGGTCTCTTTGCTTGGAAAATTATTGTAACACTGATG GATAAATGGAAGCTAAACAGGTTCATaagaaggagagagagaacgcGTTTTGAGGCCAGGAATAAGCAG GTCATTGTTAGTATTGAGACGTCACTTTGA
- the LOC136194987 gene encoding uncharacterized protein isoform X4 — MLRICLITAGVLLLHAVALECAQGNCSLATSCRECISLSSNCSWSFDETSQSSRCRVRGRKSPNCRHLFDSRNRLTEKKAQRNKDSVASLHGSSGESFLCRDSLESVRVSKREESATTTSPPKKSPNYTLILLLICFGLAMLVILGLFAWKIIVTLMDKWKLNRFIRRRERTRFEARNKQVIVSIETSL; from the exons ATGCTGAGAATTTGCCTGATTACGGCGGGAGTTCTTCTACTACACGCAGTCGCGCTTGAATGCGCGCAAG GTAACTGCTCATTAGCTACATCTTGCAGGGAGTGCATTTCACTTTCGTCCAACTGTTCGTGGTCTTTTGATGAG ACGAGTCAGTCGTCGCGATGTCGAGTCCGTGGACGAAAGTCGCCTAACTGTCGACATCTGTTCGACTCGCGCAATCGATTgacggagaagaaagcgCAA CGGAACAAAGACTCAGTGGCATCACTTCATGGAAGTAGTGGTG agtcttttctttgtcgtgATTCTTTGGAGTCTGTACGCGTGTCCAAGCGTGAAGAAAGCGCTACGACGACATCTCCACCTAAGAAATCTCCAAATTATACGCTTATCCTATTATTGATTTGCTTTGGTCTGGCTATGCTTGTCATACTCGGTCTCTTTGCTTGGAAAATTATTGTAACACTGATG GATAAATGGAAGCTAAACAGGTTCATaagaaggagagagagaacgcGTTTTGAGGCCAGGAATAAGCAG GTCATTGTTAGTATTGAGACGTCACTTTGA
- the LOC136194979 gene encoding integrin beta-1-like, producing the protein MISLQITFVVVFITLTSNPTQGQTGSDLCASTKTCSACISASANCSWCQDEILSQGLSSRCFRTSVDNNRLCQRVSNPNSNFSIGQNLNVSTEQVAPQSFNINLRPGESVTVSVNVRPAKDHPVDLYYLMDMSNSMKDDLEKLKTLAGSLADALKIRTKNTRVGFGTFVDKTTTPYVDLRTINNPCGARSPCAPPYSFKNALPLTGNTDDFVAKVNKEEISGNVDFPEGGMDALMQVIVCGQEIGWETNTNARARRIVVLASDAGFHFAGDGKLGGAVVPNDGLCHLNASGLYTEALIQDYPSIGHLNEKLKAYDILPVFAIAGSFRKNYENLAGQIDALRVAALDANSQNVVQLIGNIYDEIVSTVRPVIPTHPGITIDAVANCNLQPNSTRSQIPGGCQDVQLGETVTFNFKISADTCSSIEANKNIRIRFPGFNDFDITLNPVCECECASSPMSNSSLCAGGKLSCGTCECNSGKFGDRCECDRSDEDIGLGCGPANATADFVPCNGPTNGDCICGQCVCREIFIGDQCQCNKLACNHDTAGNLCGGSDKGRCVCGTDALIPVCVCNPGYTGTACECSLSLDTCKDQLADDKVCNGQGKCSCGKCICEEGFIGDYCETCATQECLNFNYCDLKKDCVECSAFGSGPLTLTCSSNCSDTNVTKIAPLNEAESVTYQINKRNADPCLVQAEQKPDQQDCKFKFYYALAADGSLEPIHVESELRCSSTESFKYYPLVLGLVFGLLALVLIPLLLWKLITMYFDGLEYKKFVQEQQSAKYQKGVNPLYKTPEQKTANPAYGKA; encoded by the exons ATGATATCGCTTCAAATCACGTTCGTCGTTGTTTTCATAACGCTAACGTCGAATCCGACGCAAG GGCAAACTGGTAGCGATTTGTGCGCATCGACGAAAACCTGTTCCGCGTGTATATCCGCTTCGGCCAATTGCTCGTGGTGTCAAGACGAG ataTTGTCTCAGGGTTTGAGTTCGCGTTGCTTTAGAACGTCCGTCGACAATAACAGGTTGTGCCAACGCGTCTCCAATCCCAATAGCAACTTTTCCATCGGACAg AACTTAAACGTGAGCACGGAACAAGTCGCACCTCAGTCATTCAACATCAATTTGCGACCGG gcgaaAGCGTGACGGTGAGCGTGAACGTTCGTCCGGCGAAAGATCATCCCGTCGATCTCTATTATTTGATGGACATGTCGAATTCAATGAAAGACGATTTAGAAAAACTCAAAACGCTTGCAGGCAGCCTTG CCGATGCGCTTAAGATTCGCACGAAGAATACGCGCGTCGGTTTCGGAACGTTCGTCGATAAGACGACGACTCCTTACGTCGATTTGCGAAC TATAAACAATCCGTGCGGCGCTCGATCGCCTTGTGCGCCTCCTTATTCGTTCAAGAACGCTCTTCCGCTCACGGGAAACACTGACGATTTTGTGGCAAAAGTAAACAAGGAAGAGATTTCCGGTAACGTTGACTTTCCTGAAGGCGGCATGGATGCGCTTATGCAAGTCATCGTCTGTGGTCAA GAAATTGGTTGGGAAACCAATACCAATGCGCGCGCTCGAAGAATCGTTGTTCTGGCCAGCGATGCCGGTTTTCATTTTGCTGGAGATGGAAAA cTTGGCGGTGCCGTTGTCCCCAACGACGGTCTCTGTCACTTGAACGCTTCCGGTCTCTACACGGAAGCTCTCATTCAGGATTACCCGTCGATTGGACACTTGAACGAGAAACTCAAAGCGTACGACATACTTCCGGTTTTTGCCATAGCAGGAAGTTTCAGAAAGAATTACGAA aaTTTGGCGGGTCAAATTGACGCGTTGAGAGTGGCGGCTTTAGATGCGAATTCCCAAAACGTTGTTCAACTGATTGGAAATATTTATGAC gaaaTTGTTTCCACTGTTCGTCCAGTTATTCCCACGCATCCGGGAATCACTATTGATGCCGTAGCAAATTGCAATTTACAACc AAATTCGACGAGGTCGCAGATTCCCGGAGGATGTCAAGACGTTCAATTGGGCGAAACGGTTACGttcaattttaaaatttcgGCGGACACCTGCTCGTCCATAGAAGCCAACAAAAa CATTCGAATCCGTTTTCCGGGTTTTAACGATTTCGACATCACTCTTAATCCAGTGTGCGAATGTGAATGCGCATCTAGCCCA ATGTCAAATTCATCTTTGTGTGCCGGCGGAAAACTGAGTTGCGGAACGTGCGAGTGCAATTCCGGAAA gttTGGAGATCGTTGCGAGTGCGACAGATCCGACGAAGACATCGGACTTGGCTGCGG GCCTGCAAATGCTACAGCTGATTTTGTGCCGTGCAATGGACCAACAAATGGCGACTGCATTTGTGGCCAATGCGTATGCAGAGAG ATCTTCATTGGAGATCAGTGTCAATGTAACAAGCTAGCTTGCAACCACGACACGGCGGGAAATCTTTGCGGAG GAAGTGATAAGGGAAGATGCGTTTGCGGCACGGACGCTTTGATACCCGTATGCGTTTGTAATCCGGGCTACACGGGTACCGCCTGCGAATGCTCGTTGTCATTGGATACGTGCAAGGACCAATTAGCG GACGACAAAGTGTGCAATGGACAAGGAAAGTGTTCGTGCGGAAAATGCATTTGCGAGGAAGGTTTCATTGGAGATTACTGCgaaacgtgcgctacacaA GAGTGTCTCAATTTTAACTATTGCGATCTCAAGAAAGACTGCGTCGAATGTAGCGCTTTTGGTAGCGGTCCTCTCACCTTGACGTGTTCTTCCAACTGCTCGGATACGAATGTTACGAAGATAGCTCCACTCAATGAAGCGGAATCGGTGACGTATCAAATCAACA agagaAATGCCGATCCGTGTCTCGTTCAGGCGGAACAGAAGCCGGATCAACAGGATTGCAAATTCAAGTTTTATTACGCTTTGGCAGCTGACGGATCGTTGGAGCCAATTCACGTGGAATCAG AATTGCGTTGTTCATCGACGGAGAGTTTTAAGTATTATCCGCTTGTTTTGGGCCTCGTTTTTGGCCTATTGGCTCTCGTTCTAATTCCACTGCTGTTGTGGAAATTAATCACTATGTATTTT GATGGTTTGGAGTACAAGAAATTTGTCCAAGAACAGCAGTCGGCGAAATATCAAAaa ggcGTCAATCCCCTGTATAAGACGCCAGAGCAAAAAACAGCCAATCCTGCTTACGGAAAAGCCTAG